Proteins from a genomic interval of Nasonia vitripennis strain AsymCx chromosome 3, Nvit_psr_1.1, whole genome shotgun sequence:
- the LOC100121483 gene encoding proton channel OtopLc isoform X6 — protein MSPAKRCHSEPEIFIQPHPPLRKSAPGLYSTSRQTPRRRNASTGYVSLHDTPTLADEDSDRGKSTAAAVGALREPEEMQRCPYLHEMKERLLSQPTPTDSLDMERLDGSGGTPVKDHHHTSSQHHHHKANSDYPAQNNPGVIPEPPEMPPDSLIGTVVKLNSDGYGSHTSPAHARQPLVPQNSNNQPLCLTPTHSAPMHYNPNLPKNAKTSLFIIMSFIYAKLLVVVCIAYVISEVVTHKLPLWYYEGFFTYLYGVSILFLLYVFCFLLQESACCSRGADTPPPPPKQPKQPKEKKDKKDKKDKKDKKEKDTKSKKEFQDATDVEAGVATRALRKRKTSQNDSSHGSFFLRIGAIAFGLGTMVYNGLEFGIFFEVPPTSPCYQILQGVNPVLQMIFTFMQMYFIFMNSRLNIHRFKVIARFGLMHVVATNVCVWIRTLVLESIKEIAQYHRNLQKADIGILASIKDHTLRNAGAILGERPRDMAGNLRLGTPTPYSNKFARTVATTTATFNRMMRTTVRPVARAVTLGTTTTSTSTAGSTEWPMSSSTSWPSSTTTTTTSTTEATTSTSTLAPTTTSTAATTLSTFLTTLMPTKKDILTSPAIASISTSTSTGYPTATYASDIFSDFDLQSDSKNNIPRFADVANLTAANLTAAVGSSVSPLWNPSFNVYAEALTASEASLMNNNSTCGRINIMGTIVKDAAPYLFPFIIEYSLIGAAVIYVMWKHIGRHPRWPHQAEADLERRLEAMLSRRAVALAHAGHGRVDCVGASKGLFFGLLLLVGSLICLILFFVLIQHPDLGLLAIYLADVSHCALMALSIIAIIIGFIRVQSLKFKAEEQSDLNDILLRVSAFGLFIYAVFSVIAGSLAAFTHEPNLLVMITGLLAVFQVTLQMLFIADVSRRRVHLPEHDRSKPGRQIVTFLLICNVTMWVIYTFEAQKVAANPVQIDFYGFLPWAIVQRVTVPLCIFHRFHSAVTLAEIWKTSYKARLE, from the exons ATGTCTCCGGCAAAGAGGTGCCATTCCGAGCCTGAAATATTCATCCAGCCTCATCCTCCCCTCCGGAAGTCAGCCCCGGGCCTGTACTCGACGAGCCGCCAAACACCCCGAAGGCGAAACGCGTCGACGGGATACGTATCCTTACACGATACCCCGACGCTCGCTGACGAAGACtcag ATCGTGGAAAGtcaacagcagcggcagtcgGCGCGCTCCGCGAGCCCGAAGAGATGCAGCGCTGCCCGTACCTGCACGAGATGAAGGAGCGCCTGCTGTCGCAGCCCACGCCCACGGACAGTCTCGACATGGAGCGCCTcgacggcagcggcggcacTCCCGTCAAGGATCACCACCACACATCCTCCCAGCATCATCACCACAAGGCCAACAGCGATTACCCGGCCCAGAACAATCCCGGGGTAATACCCGAGCCGCCGGAAATGCCGCCGGACTCGTTGATCGGCACCGTCGTCAAG CTCAACTCCGACGGCTATGGATCTCACACGTCTCCGGCACACGCGAGACAACCTCTGGTGCCTCAAAACTCGAATAATCAGCCACTCTGCCTCACGCCCACGCACTCGGCGCCTATGCATTATAATCCCAACCTGCCGAAAAACGCCAA AACGTCCCTGTTCATAATAATGAGCTTCATCTACGCGAAGCTCCTGGTGGTGGTGTGCATCGCGTACGTGATAAGCGAGGTGGTGACGCACAAGCTGCCCCTCTGGTACTACGAGGGCTTCTTCACCTACCTCTACGGCGTGAGCATCCTCTTCCTGCTCTACGTCTTCTGCTTCCTGCTGCAGGAGAGCGCGTGTTGCTCGCGCGGCGCCGACACCCCACCGCCACCGCCCAAGCAGCCCAAGCAGCCCAAGGAGAAGAAGGACAAGAAGGACAAGAAAGACAAGAAGGACAAGAAGGAGAAGGACACCAAGAGCAAGAAGGAGTTCCAG GACGCCACGGACGTCGAGGCCGGAGTGGCCACCCGCGCACTGCGGAAGCGCAAGACCTCCCAGAACGACTCCAGCCATGGAAGCTTCTTCCTGCGGATCGGGGCCATCG CTTTTGGCCTGGGAACGATGGTCTACAACGGACTGGAATTCGGTATCTTCTTTGAAGTCCCGCCGACGTCACCTTGCTATCAGATCCTCCAAGGCGTTAACCCCGTTCTTCAGATGATCTTTACTTTCATGCAAATGTACTTTATCTTCATGAATTCTAGG CTGAACATTCACCGATTCAAGGTAATAGCGAGGTTCGGTCTGATGCACGTGGTCGCCACGAACGTCTGCGTCTGGATTCGAACCCTGGTCCTCGAGAGCATCAAGGAGATCGCTCAGTACCACCGGAACCTGCAGAAGGCCGACATCGGCATCTTAG CGAGCATAAAGGACCACACGCTGCGCAACGCCGGCGCCATCCTCGGCGAGCGTCCGCGCGACATGGCCGGCAACCTGCGCCTGGGCACACCCACGCCCTACTCCAACAAGTTCGCCCGCACGGTGGCCACGACCACGGCCACCTTCAACCGCATGATGCGCACGACCGTGCGCCCGGTCGCCCGGGCAGTGACCCTCGGCACGACCACGACCTCGACCAGCACCGCCGGCAGCACCGAATGGCCCATGTCGTCCTCCACCTCCTGGCCCTCgtccacgacgacgacgacgaccagCACCACCGAGGCGACCACCAGCACCTCGACCTTGGCGCCCACGACCACCTCGACCGCGGCCACGACTCTGTCCACCTTCCTCACCACCCTCATGCCCACGAAGAAGGACATCCTGACCTCGCCGGCCATCGCCTCGATCTCGACCTCCACCTCGACCGGCTACCCCACGGCCACCTACGCCTCCGACATCTTCAGCGACTTCGATCTCCAGTCGGACAGCAAGAACAACATCCCGCGCTTCGCCGACGTGGCCAACCTGACGGCCGCCAACCTGACGGCCGCCGTCGGCAGCAGCGTCAGCCCGCTCTGGAACCCCAGCTTCAACGTCTACGCCGAGGCGCTGACCGCGAGCGAGGCCAGCCTCATGAACAACAACAGCACCTGCGGCAGGATCAACATCATGGGCACCATCGTCAAGGACGCCGCGCCCTACCTCTTCCCCTTCATCATCGAGTACAGCTTGATCGGCGCCGCCGTCATCTACGTCATGTGGAAGCACATCGGACGCCACCCGCGCTGGCCACACCAGGCCGAGGCTGACCTCGAGCGCAGGCTCGAGGCCATGCTCTCCAGACGCGCCGTTGCTCTAGCTCACGCAG GTCACGGCCGAGTCGACTGCGTGGGAGCCAGCAAGGGACTGTTCTTCGGGCTCCTCCTGCTCGTCGGGTCCCTCATCTGCCTGATCCTCTTCTTCGTGCTGATCCAGCACCCGGATCTCGGCCTGCTGGCCATCTACCTCGCCGACGTGTCCCACTGCGCCCTGATGGCCCTCTCGATCATCGCCATAATCATCGGCTTCATTCGCGTGCAGAGCCTCAAGTTCAAGGCCGAAGAGCAGAGCGACCTCAACGACATCCTGCTGCGCGTCTCCGCGTTCGGTCTCTTCATCTACGCCGTGTTCAGCGTGATCGCCGGCTCGCTCGCCGCCTTCACCCACGAGCCCAACCTCCTGGTCATGATCACCGGTCTGCTGGCCGTCTTCCAGGTCACCCTCCAGATGCTCTTCATCGCCGACGTGTCCCGGCGACGCGTCCACCTGCCCGAGCACGACCGCAGCAAGCCCGGCCGGCAGATCGTCACCTTCCTGCTCATCTGCAACGTCACCATGTGGGTCATCTACACGTTCGAGGCGCAGAAGGTCGCGGCGAACCCCGTGCAGATCGACTTCTACGGCTTCCTGCCCTGGGCCATCGTCCAGAGGGTCACCGTGCCGCTCTGCATCTTCCACAGGTTCCACAGCGCCGTCACGCTCGCTGAGATCTGGAAGACCAGCTACAAGGCGCGCCTCGAGTAA
- the LOC100121483 gene encoding proton channel OtopLc isoform X5 — protein sequence MSPAKRCHSEPEIFIQPHPPLRKSAPGLYSTSRQTPRRRNASTGYVSLHDTPTLADEDSDRGKSTAAAVGALREPEEMQRCPYLHEMKERLLSQPTPTDSLDMERLDGSGGTPVKDHHHTSSQHHHHKANSDYPAQNNPGVIPEPPEMPPDSLIGTVVKLNSDGYGSHTSPAHARQPLVPQNSNNQPLCLTPTHSAPMHYNPNLPKNAKTSLFIIMSFIYAKLLVVVCIAYVISEVVTHKLPLWYYEGFFTYLYGVSILFLLYVFCFLLQESACCSRGADTPPPPPKQPKQPKEKKDKKDKKDKKDKKEKDTKSKKEFQECLFQDATDVEAGVATRALRKRKTSQNDSSHGSFFLRIGAIAFGLGTMVYNGLEFGIFFEVPPTSPCYQILQGVNPVLQMIFTFMQMYFIFMNSRLNIHRFKVIARFGLMHVVATNVCVWIRTLVLESIKEIAQYHRNLQKADIGILASIKDHTLRNAGAILGERPRDMAGNLRLGTPTPYSNKFARTVATTTATFNRMMRTTVRPVARAVTLGTTTTSTSTAGSTEWPMSSSTSWPSSTTTTTTSTTEATTSTSTLAPTTTSTAATTLSTFLTTLMPTKKDILTSPAIASISTSTSTGYPTATYASDIFSDFDLQSDSKNNIPRFADVANLTAANLTAAVGSSVSPLWNPSFNVYAEALTASEASLMNNNSTCGRINIMGTIVKDAAPYLFPFIIEYSLIGAAVIYVMWKHIGRHPRWPHQAEADLERRLEAMLSRRAVALAHAGHGRVDCVGASKGLFFGLLLLVGSLICLILFFVLIQHPDLGLLAIYLADVSHCALMALSIIAIIIGFIRVQSLKFKAEEQSDLNDILLRVSAFGLFIYAVFSVIAGSLAAFTHEPNLLVMITGLLAVFQVTLQMLFIADVSRRRVHLPEHDRSKPGRQIVTFLLICNVTMWVIYTFEAQKVAANPVQIDFYGFLPWAIVQRVTVPLCIFHRFHSAVTLAEIWKTSYKARLE from the exons ATGTCTCCGGCAAAGAGGTGCCATTCCGAGCCTGAAATATTCATCCAGCCTCATCCTCCCCTCCGGAAGTCAGCCCCGGGCCTGTACTCGACGAGCCGCCAAACACCCCGAAGGCGAAACGCGTCGACGGGATACGTATCCTTACACGATACCCCGACGCTCGCTGACGAAGACtcag ATCGTGGAAAGtcaacagcagcggcagtcgGCGCGCTCCGCGAGCCCGAAGAGATGCAGCGCTGCCCGTACCTGCACGAGATGAAGGAGCGCCTGCTGTCGCAGCCCACGCCCACGGACAGTCTCGACATGGAGCGCCTcgacggcagcggcggcacTCCCGTCAAGGATCACCACCACACATCCTCCCAGCATCATCACCACAAGGCCAACAGCGATTACCCGGCCCAGAACAATCCCGGGGTAATACCCGAGCCGCCGGAAATGCCGCCGGACTCGTTGATCGGCACCGTCGTCAAG CTCAACTCCGACGGCTATGGATCTCACACGTCTCCGGCACACGCGAGACAACCTCTGGTGCCTCAAAACTCGAATAATCAGCCACTCTGCCTCACGCCCACGCACTCGGCGCCTATGCATTATAATCCCAACCTGCCGAAAAACGCCAA AACGTCCCTGTTCATAATAATGAGCTTCATCTACGCGAAGCTCCTGGTGGTGGTGTGCATCGCGTACGTGATAAGCGAGGTGGTGACGCACAAGCTGCCCCTCTGGTACTACGAGGGCTTCTTCACCTACCTCTACGGCGTGAGCATCCTCTTCCTGCTCTACGTCTTCTGCTTCCTGCTGCAGGAGAGCGCGTGTTGCTCGCGCGGCGCCGACACCCCACCGCCACCGCCCAAGCAGCCCAAGCAGCCCAAGGAGAAGAAGGACAAGAAGGACAAGAAAGACAAGAAGGACAAGAAGGAGAAGGACACCAAGAGCAAGAAGGAGTTCCAG GAATGTTTATTTCAGGACGCCACGGACGTCGAGGCCGGAGTGGCCACCCGCGCACTGCGGAAGCGCAAGACCTCCCAGAACGACTCCAGCCATGGAAGCTTCTTCCTGCGGATCGGGGCCATCG CTTTTGGCCTGGGAACGATGGTCTACAACGGACTGGAATTCGGTATCTTCTTTGAAGTCCCGCCGACGTCACCTTGCTATCAGATCCTCCAAGGCGTTAACCCCGTTCTTCAGATGATCTTTACTTTCATGCAAATGTACTTTATCTTCATGAATTCTAGG CTGAACATTCACCGATTCAAGGTAATAGCGAGGTTCGGTCTGATGCACGTGGTCGCCACGAACGTCTGCGTCTGGATTCGAACCCTGGTCCTCGAGAGCATCAAGGAGATCGCTCAGTACCACCGGAACCTGCAGAAGGCCGACATCGGCATCTTAG CGAGCATAAAGGACCACACGCTGCGCAACGCCGGCGCCATCCTCGGCGAGCGTCCGCGCGACATGGCCGGCAACCTGCGCCTGGGCACACCCACGCCCTACTCCAACAAGTTCGCCCGCACGGTGGCCACGACCACGGCCACCTTCAACCGCATGATGCGCACGACCGTGCGCCCGGTCGCCCGGGCAGTGACCCTCGGCACGACCACGACCTCGACCAGCACCGCCGGCAGCACCGAATGGCCCATGTCGTCCTCCACCTCCTGGCCCTCgtccacgacgacgacgacgaccagCACCACCGAGGCGACCACCAGCACCTCGACCTTGGCGCCCACGACCACCTCGACCGCGGCCACGACTCTGTCCACCTTCCTCACCACCCTCATGCCCACGAAGAAGGACATCCTGACCTCGCCGGCCATCGCCTCGATCTCGACCTCCACCTCGACCGGCTACCCCACGGCCACCTACGCCTCCGACATCTTCAGCGACTTCGATCTCCAGTCGGACAGCAAGAACAACATCCCGCGCTTCGCCGACGTGGCCAACCTGACGGCCGCCAACCTGACGGCCGCCGTCGGCAGCAGCGTCAGCCCGCTCTGGAACCCCAGCTTCAACGTCTACGCCGAGGCGCTGACCGCGAGCGAGGCCAGCCTCATGAACAACAACAGCACCTGCGGCAGGATCAACATCATGGGCACCATCGTCAAGGACGCCGCGCCCTACCTCTTCCCCTTCATCATCGAGTACAGCTTGATCGGCGCCGCCGTCATCTACGTCATGTGGAAGCACATCGGACGCCACCCGCGCTGGCCACACCAGGCCGAGGCTGACCTCGAGCGCAGGCTCGAGGCCATGCTCTCCAGACGCGCCGTTGCTCTAGCTCACGCAG GTCACGGCCGAGTCGACTGCGTGGGAGCCAGCAAGGGACTGTTCTTCGGGCTCCTCCTGCTCGTCGGGTCCCTCATCTGCCTGATCCTCTTCTTCGTGCTGATCCAGCACCCGGATCTCGGCCTGCTGGCCATCTACCTCGCCGACGTGTCCCACTGCGCCCTGATGGCCCTCTCGATCATCGCCATAATCATCGGCTTCATTCGCGTGCAGAGCCTCAAGTTCAAGGCCGAAGAGCAGAGCGACCTCAACGACATCCTGCTGCGCGTCTCCGCGTTCGGTCTCTTCATCTACGCCGTGTTCAGCGTGATCGCCGGCTCGCTCGCCGCCTTCACCCACGAGCCCAACCTCCTGGTCATGATCACCGGTCTGCTGGCCGTCTTCCAGGTCACCCTCCAGATGCTCTTCATCGCCGACGTGTCCCGGCGACGCGTCCACCTGCCCGAGCACGACCGCAGCAAGCCCGGCCGGCAGATCGTCACCTTCCTGCTCATCTGCAACGTCACCATGTGGGTCATCTACACGTTCGAGGCGCAGAAGGTCGCGGCGAACCCCGTGCAGATCGACTTCTACGGCTTCCTGCCCTGGGCCATCGTCCAGAGGGTCACCGTGCCGCTCTGCATCTTCCACAGGTTCCACAGCGCCGTCACGCTCGCTGAGATCTGGAAGACCAGCTACAAGGCGCGCCTCGAGTAA
- the LOC100121483 gene encoding proton channel OtopLc isoform X2 — protein sequence MSPAKRCHSEPEIFIQPHPPLRKSAPGLYSTSRQTPRRRNASTGYVSLHDTPTLADEDSDRGKSTAAAVGALREPEEMQRCPYLHEMKERLLSQPTPTDSLDMERLDGSGGTPVKDHHHTSSQHHHHKANSDYPAQNNPGVIPEPPEMPPDSLIGTVVKLNSDGYGSHTSPAHARQPLVPQNSNNQPLCLTPTHSAPMHYNPNLPKNAKTSLFIIMSFIYAKLLVVVCIAYVISEVVTHKLPLWYYEGFFTYLYGVSILFLLYVFCFLLQESACCSRGADTPPPPPKQPKQPKEKKDKKDKKDKKDKKEKDTKSKKEFQDATDVEAGVATRALRKRKTSQNDSSHGSFFLRIGAIAFGLGTMVYNGLEFGIFFEVPPTSPCYQILQGVNPVLQMIFTFMQMYFIFMNSRLNIHRFKVIARFGLMHVVATNVCVWIRTLVLESIKEIAQYHRNLQKADIGILASIKDHTLRNAGAILGERPRDMAGNLRLGTPTPYSNKFARTVATTTATFNRMMRTTVRPVARAVTLGTTTTSTSTAGSTEWPMSSSTSWPSSTTTTTTSTTEATTSTSTLAPTTTSTAATTLSTFLTTLMPTKKDILTSPAIASISTSTSTGYPTATYASDIFSDFDLQSDSKNNIPRFADVANLTAANLTAAVGSSVSPLWNPSFNVYAEALTASEASLMNNNSTCGRINIMGTIVKDAAPYLFPFIIEYSLIGAAVIYVMWKHIGRHPRWPHQAEADLERRLEAMLSRRAVALAHADESAENDESGKVESEKQEEVKVEAKVEGKVVKGHGRVDCVGASKGLFFGLLLLVGSLICLILFFVLIQHPDLGLLAIYLADVSHCALMALSIIAIIIGFIRVQSLKFKAEEQSDLNDILLRVSAFGLFIYAVFSVIAGSLAAFTHEPNLLVMITGLLAVFQVTLQMLFIADVSRRRVHLPEHDRSKPGRQIVTFLLICNVTMWVIYTFEAQKVAANPVQIDFYGFLPWAIVQRVTVPLCIFHRFHSAVTLAEIWKTSYKARLE from the exons ATGTCTCCGGCAAAGAGGTGCCATTCCGAGCCTGAAATATTCATCCAGCCTCATCCTCCCCTCCGGAAGTCAGCCCCGGGCCTGTACTCGACGAGCCGCCAAACACCCCGAAGGCGAAACGCGTCGACGGGATACGTATCCTTACACGATACCCCGACGCTCGCTGACGAAGACtcag ATCGTGGAAAGtcaacagcagcggcagtcgGCGCGCTCCGCGAGCCCGAAGAGATGCAGCGCTGCCCGTACCTGCACGAGATGAAGGAGCGCCTGCTGTCGCAGCCCACGCCCACGGACAGTCTCGACATGGAGCGCCTcgacggcagcggcggcacTCCCGTCAAGGATCACCACCACACATCCTCCCAGCATCATCACCACAAGGCCAACAGCGATTACCCGGCCCAGAACAATCCCGGGGTAATACCCGAGCCGCCGGAAATGCCGCCGGACTCGTTGATCGGCACCGTCGTCAAG CTCAACTCCGACGGCTATGGATCTCACACGTCTCCGGCACACGCGAGACAACCTCTGGTGCCTCAAAACTCGAATAATCAGCCACTCTGCCTCACGCCCACGCACTCGGCGCCTATGCATTATAATCCCAACCTGCCGAAAAACGCCAA AACGTCCCTGTTCATAATAATGAGCTTCATCTACGCGAAGCTCCTGGTGGTGGTGTGCATCGCGTACGTGATAAGCGAGGTGGTGACGCACAAGCTGCCCCTCTGGTACTACGAGGGCTTCTTCACCTACCTCTACGGCGTGAGCATCCTCTTCCTGCTCTACGTCTTCTGCTTCCTGCTGCAGGAGAGCGCGTGTTGCTCGCGCGGCGCCGACACCCCACCGCCACCGCCCAAGCAGCCCAAGCAGCCCAAGGAGAAGAAGGACAAGAAGGACAAGAAAGACAAGAAGGACAAGAAGGAGAAGGACACCAAGAGCAAGAAGGAGTTCCAG GACGCCACGGACGTCGAGGCCGGAGTGGCCACCCGCGCACTGCGGAAGCGCAAGACCTCCCAGAACGACTCCAGCCATGGAAGCTTCTTCCTGCGGATCGGGGCCATCG CTTTTGGCCTGGGAACGATGGTCTACAACGGACTGGAATTCGGTATCTTCTTTGAAGTCCCGCCGACGTCACCTTGCTATCAGATCCTCCAAGGCGTTAACCCCGTTCTTCAGATGATCTTTACTTTCATGCAAATGTACTTTATCTTCATGAATTCTAGG CTGAACATTCACCGATTCAAGGTAATAGCGAGGTTCGGTCTGATGCACGTGGTCGCCACGAACGTCTGCGTCTGGATTCGAACCCTGGTCCTCGAGAGCATCAAGGAGATCGCTCAGTACCACCGGAACCTGCAGAAGGCCGACATCGGCATCTTAG CGAGCATAAAGGACCACACGCTGCGCAACGCCGGCGCCATCCTCGGCGAGCGTCCGCGCGACATGGCCGGCAACCTGCGCCTGGGCACACCCACGCCCTACTCCAACAAGTTCGCCCGCACGGTGGCCACGACCACGGCCACCTTCAACCGCATGATGCGCACGACCGTGCGCCCGGTCGCCCGGGCAGTGACCCTCGGCACGACCACGACCTCGACCAGCACCGCCGGCAGCACCGAATGGCCCATGTCGTCCTCCACCTCCTGGCCCTCgtccacgacgacgacgacgaccagCACCACCGAGGCGACCACCAGCACCTCGACCTTGGCGCCCACGACCACCTCGACCGCGGCCACGACTCTGTCCACCTTCCTCACCACCCTCATGCCCACGAAGAAGGACATCCTGACCTCGCCGGCCATCGCCTCGATCTCGACCTCCACCTCGACCGGCTACCCCACGGCCACCTACGCCTCCGACATCTTCAGCGACTTCGATCTCCAGTCGGACAGCAAGAACAACATCCCGCGCTTCGCCGACGTGGCCAACCTGACGGCCGCCAACCTGACGGCCGCCGTCGGCAGCAGCGTCAGCCCGCTCTGGAACCCCAGCTTCAACGTCTACGCCGAGGCGCTGACCGCGAGCGAGGCCAGCCTCATGAACAACAACAGCACCTGCGGCAGGATCAACATCATGGGCACCATCGTCAAGGACGCCGCGCCCTACCTCTTCCCCTTCATCATCGAGTACAGCTTGATCGGCGCCGCCGTCATCTACGTCATGTGGAAGCACATCGGACGCCACCCGCGCTGGCCACACCAGGCCGAGGCTGACCTCGAGCGCAGGCTCGAGGCCATGCTCTCCAGACGCGCCGTTGCTCTAGCTCACGCAG ATGAGTCTGCCGAAAATGACGAGTCAGGAAAAGTCGAAAGCGAAAAGCAAGAAGAAGTCAAAGTAGAAGCCAAAGTAGAAGGCAAAGTAGTCAAAG GTCACGGCCGAGTCGACTGCGTGGGAGCCAGCAAGGGACTGTTCTTCGGGCTCCTCCTGCTCGTCGGGTCCCTCATCTGCCTGATCCTCTTCTTCGTGCTGATCCAGCACCCGGATCTCGGCCTGCTGGCCATCTACCTCGCCGACGTGTCCCACTGCGCCCTGATGGCCCTCTCGATCATCGCCATAATCATCGGCTTCATTCGCGTGCAGAGCCTCAAGTTCAAGGCCGAAGAGCAGAGCGACCTCAACGACATCCTGCTGCGCGTCTCCGCGTTCGGTCTCTTCATCTACGCCGTGTTCAGCGTGATCGCCGGCTCGCTCGCCGCCTTCACCCACGAGCCCAACCTCCTGGTCATGATCACCGGTCTGCTGGCCGTCTTCCAGGTCACCCTCCAGATGCTCTTCATCGCCGACGTGTCCCGGCGACGCGTCCACCTGCCCGAGCACGACCGCAGCAAGCCCGGCCGGCAGATCGTCACCTTCCTGCTCATCTGCAACGTCACCATGTGGGTCATCTACACGTTCGAGGCGCAGAAGGTCGCGGCGAACCCCGTGCAGATCGACTTCTACGGCTTCCTGCCCTGGGCCATCGTCCAGAGGGTCACCGTGCCGCTCTGCATCTTCCACAGGTTCCACAGCGCCGTCACGCTCGCTGAGATCTGGAAGACCAGCTACAAGGCGCGCCTCGAGTAA